In Ptychodera flava strain L36383 chromosome 17, AS_Pfla_20210202, whole genome shotgun sequence, one genomic interval encodes:
- the LOC139116341 gene encoding fibropellin-3-like, producing the protein MSTTTDSADKQDSDTSPDQTSLPAGMRSSPPTRSSKSKQDCEADTCKNGGSCVKIAGAVTCKCRGMFSGDWCELDRQGSNHCEWNPCKNGGTCLQESNGYRCICADDWLGKDCTTERPQCSPLANVQICDNVVDYTDTSFPNYLGMSLDETLLELTWLESMLTSGESCHPDALSFICAILAPKCDHRGFRLPCRRLCEAVRDTCSVLLQAILQRVWLANCDVLPETVEEDLGCHSPENSTVDPVCKEFSSPVCDDLKPYGGRPPPE; encoded by the exons ATGTCGACGACGACCGACAGTGCGGACAAACAAGACAGCGACACCTCGCCTGACCAGACTAGCTTACCTGCTGGAATGAGATCGAGTCCCCCAACCAGGTCTTCGAAATCGAAGCAAG ATTGCGAAGCAGACACCTGCAAGAACGGCGGTTCCTGTGTGAAGATCGCAGGTGCCGTCACTTGCAAGTGTAGGGGGATGTTCAGTGGAGATTGGTGTGAGCTTGACAGGC AGGGCTCAAATCACTGTGAATGGAACCCGTGCAAGAATGGCGGTACATGCCTTCAAGAGAGCAATGGCTATCGTTGTATCTGTGCCGATGATTGGCTGGGCAAAGATTGTACTACAG AACGACCCCAGTGTTCACCTCTAGCAAACGTGCAGATCTGTGACAATGTAGTCGATTATACTGACACCTCATTTCCAAATTACCTTGGAATGAGCCTTGATGAAACATTGCTAGAGTTAACATGGCTAGAATCGATGTTGACCAGCGGTGAATCCTGTCACCCCGACGCCCTCTCCTTCATTTGCGCCATCTTGGCACCGAAATGCGACCACAGGGGTTTCCGTCTACCCTGCAGACGTCTCTGCGAAGCGGTAAGAGACACTTGCTCGGTTTTGTTGCAGGCCATCCTACAGCGGGTGTGGCTTGCCAACTGTGACGTGCTACCAGAGACTGTCGAAGAAGACCTGGGCTGCCACT CCCCGGAGAATTCAACTGTTGACCCAG TTTGCAAAGAGTTCAGCTCGCCCGTTTGTGACGACCTCAAGCCCTATGGGGGAAGGCCCCCTCCGGAATAG